From the Nocardiopsis changdeensis genome, one window contains:
- a CDS encoding ABC transporter permease encodes MPTTPNAQNPSDDPGTPDTGPARQDGGGTSLLTRRADRIDRLAELMGPRDDGSGGAGIWRTAFRRLRRSPMAISGAVIVAVFVLIALLAPLIAPYSATAQTWGGEVFPNQNIFVGPRAENWLGLDNLGRDQFSRMVIGARQTLLVGVVATLVGFGVGALIGGTAGAAATLGGRWGRVVDNVIMRVIDMMLALPTLLLAVTVAALIGASLTTVMLAVGIAQVPVFARLLRGAMIAQGNRDYVLAARALGVRTHKIALTHILPNSLGPVIVQSTLTLATAIIDAAALSYLGLGNPDPSFPEWGTMLADAQRFLSSAPQLAVYPALAIIVTALGFTLLGEAMREALDPKLRK; translated from the coding sequence CCCGCCAGGACGGGGGCGGCACCTCCCTGCTCACCCGCAGGGCCGACAGGATCGACCGGCTCGCGGAGCTCATGGGCCCCCGCGACGACGGCTCCGGCGGCGCGGGCATCTGGCGCACCGCGTTCCGCCGCCTGCGCCGCAGCCCGATGGCGATCTCCGGCGCGGTCATCGTCGCCGTGTTCGTCCTCATCGCCCTGCTCGCCCCGCTCATCGCCCCCTACTCGGCCACCGCGCAGACCTGGGGCGGGGAGGTCTTCCCCAACCAGAACATCTTCGTCGGCCCGCGGGCCGAGAACTGGCTGGGCCTGGACAACCTGGGCCGCGACCAGTTCTCCCGCATGGTGATCGGCGCCCGCCAGACCCTCCTGGTCGGTGTCGTGGCGACCCTGGTCGGGTTCGGCGTCGGGGCCCTGATCGGCGGCACCGCCGGCGCCGCGGCCACCCTGGGCGGGCGCTGGGGCCGGGTCGTCGACAACGTCATCATGCGCGTCATCGACATGATGCTGGCGCTGCCCACCCTGCTGCTGGCGGTCACCGTGGCGGCCCTGATCGGGGCCAGCCTCACCACGGTCATGCTCGCGGTCGGCATCGCCCAGGTGCCGGTCTTCGCCCGCCTGCTGCGCGGCGCGATGATCGCCCAGGGCAACCGCGACTACGTGCTCGCCGCCCGGGCGCTGGGCGTGCGCACCCACAAGATCGCCCTCACGCACATCCTGCCCAACTCCCTGGGGCCGGTCATCGTGCAGTCCACGCTCACCCTGGCCACCGCCATCATCGACGCGGCGGCCCTGTCCTACCTGGGCCTGGGCAACCCCGACCCGTCCTTCCCCGAGTGGGGGACGATGCTCGCCGACGCGCAGCGGTTCCTCTCCAGCGCTCCCCAGCTGGCCGTCTACCCGGCGCTGGCCATCATCGTCACCGCGCTGGGCTTCACCCTGCTCGGTGAGGCGATGCGCGAGGCCCTCGACCCGAAGCTGAGGAAGTAA
- a CDS encoding ABC transporter ATP-binding protein gives MSLLRIEDLKVHFPIRRGVVFDRTVGHVYAVDGVSLSIERGSTYGLVGESGCGKTTLGRAVLRLVDITSGSVVHDGRDLATLGGEEMRRERRNLQMVFQDPLGSLNPRQNIGSILMEGLETHGIGGPSAEEAASMSAAERREATRADRRRRVVGALERVGLSSKALDRYPHEFSGGQRQRIGIARALVLEPDLIICDEPVSALDVSIQAQVLNLLEELQEELGLTYLVIAHDLAVVRHVSDTVGVMYLGSLVEEAPSDDLYETPLHPYTRALMSAVPVPDPTVEDTRERILLAGDLPSPVDPPPGCRFHTRCPWRQEELCDTERPELRPINGGAHRVACHHAERILSGEILPSEERAERIVHGSAG, from the coding sequence ATGAGCCTGTTGCGGATCGAGGACCTCAAGGTCCACTTCCCGATCAGACGGGGCGTCGTGTTCGACCGCACCGTCGGCCACGTGTACGCGGTGGACGGCGTCAGCCTGAGCATCGAACGCGGCAGCACCTACGGCCTGGTGGGCGAGTCCGGCTGCGGCAAGACCACCCTGGGCCGGGCGGTGCTGCGCCTGGTCGACATCACCTCCGGCTCCGTCGTCCACGACGGCCGCGACCTGGCCACGCTGGGCGGCGAGGAGATGCGCCGCGAGCGCCGCAACCTCCAGATGGTCTTCCAGGACCCGCTGGGCAGCCTCAACCCCCGGCAGAACATCGGCTCCATCCTCATGGAGGGGCTGGAGACCCACGGCATCGGCGGCCCCTCCGCGGAGGAGGCCGCGTCGATGAGCGCCGCGGAGCGCAGGGAGGCCACGCGGGCCGACCGGCGGAGGCGGGTCGTGGGGGCGCTGGAGCGCGTCGGGCTGTCCTCCAAGGCGCTGGACCGGTACCCGCACGAGTTCTCCGGCGGCCAGCGCCAGCGCATCGGCATCGCCCGCGCCCTGGTGCTGGAGCCCGACCTCATCATCTGCGACGAACCCGTGTCGGCGCTGGACGTGTCCATCCAGGCGCAGGTCCTCAACCTGCTGGAGGAGCTCCAGGAGGAGCTGGGCCTGACCTACCTCGTCATCGCCCACGACCTGGCGGTGGTCCGCCACGTCAGCGACACGGTGGGCGTGATGTACCTGGGGTCCCTGGTGGAGGAGGCGCCCAGCGACGACCTCTACGAGACGCCGCTGCACCCCTACACCCGGGCACTGATGTCCGCGGTGCCCGTCCCCGACCCGACGGTGGAGGACACCCGCGAGCGCATCCTCCTGGCGGGCGACCTGCCCTCGCCCGTGGACCCGCCCCCCGGCTGCCGGTTCCACACCCGCTGCCCCTGGCGGCAGGAGGAGCTGTGCGACACGGAGCGCCCGGAGCTGCGGCCGATCAACGGCGGCGCGCACCGGGTGGCCTGCCACCACGCGGAGAGGATCCTGTCGGGGGAGATCCTGCCGAGCGAGGAGCGCGCCGAGCGCATCGTGCACGGCTCCGCGGGATGA
- a CDS encoding ABC transporter ATP-binding protein: MGSSTPLLAVEELSVVFGGRGSDEVRAVDGVSFTLEEGRVTGLVGESGCGKSVTSLALMGLLPSRGVRVGGSAVLRTGDTEVDLLGLSPARMRDLRGSQLAMIFQDPLSSLNPVVPIGRQVTEILTRHRGLRGSAAEKEAADLLYRVGIPDPRRRLKEYPHQLSGGMRQRALIAMAVACRPRVMIADEPTTALDVTIQAQILELLKDLVTEEGTALLMITHDLGVVAGLCDDINVLYAGRAVETAPRAPLFADPTHPYTVGLLGSIPRLDAPRGEPLTPIRGSVNDNIAWSDGCAFAPRCDHYTLDCLQGPPELVVSGADGAHAHRCVNPVRHADLVDRAVLESPSVVGDEEESA; encoded by the coding sequence ATGGGTTCCAGCACACCGCTGCTCGCGGTCGAAGAACTGTCCGTCGTGTTCGGCGGCCGCGGCTCCGACGAGGTCCGGGCCGTGGACGGGGTCTCCTTCACCCTGGAGGAGGGCCGGGTCACCGGCCTGGTGGGGGAGTCCGGCTGCGGCAAGAGCGTCACCTCGCTGGCCCTGATGGGCCTGCTGCCCTCCCGCGGCGTGCGGGTCGGCGGCTCCGCCGTCCTGCGCACCGGCGACACCGAGGTCGACCTGCTCGGGCTGTCCCCCGCGCGGATGCGCGACCTGCGCGGCTCACAGCTGGCGATGATCTTCCAGGACCCGCTCAGCTCCCTGAACCCGGTGGTCCCCATCGGCCGCCAGGTCACCGAGATCCTCACCCGGCACCGGGGCCTGCGCGGATCGGCCGCCGAGAAGGAGGCCGCCGACCTGCTGTACCGGGTGGGCATCCCCGACCCCAGGAGGCGCCTCAAGGAGTACCCGCACCAGCTCTCCGGCGGCATGCGCCAGCGGGCCCTCATCGCCATGGCGGTGGCCTGCCGCCCCCGGGTGATGATCGCCGACGAGCCCACCACCGCGCTGGACGTCACCATCCAGGCCCAGATCCTCGAACTCCTCAAGGACCTGGTCACCGAGGAGGGCACCGCCCTGCTCATGATCACCCACGACCTGGGCGTGGTGGCGGGCCTGTGCGACGACATCAACGTCCTGTACGCGGGGCGCGCGGTGGAGACCGCCCCCCGCGCGCCCCTGTTCGCCGACCCCACCCACCCCTACACGGTGGGCCTGCTCGGGTCGATCCCCCGGCTCGACGCCCCGCGCGGCGAACCGCTCACCCCGATCCGCGGGTCGGTCAACGACAACATCGCCTGGTCCGACGGGTGCGCGTTCGCTCCCCGCTGCGACCACTACACCCTGGACTGCCTCCAGGGGCCGCCGGAGCTGGTCGTCTCGGGCGCCGACGGCGCCCACGCGCACCGCTGCGTCAACCCCGTCCGGCACGCCGACCTGGTGGACCGGGCCGTTCTGGAGAGCCCGTCCGTGGTGGGCGACGAGGAGGAGAGCGCATGA
- a CDS encoding 3-methyladenine DNA glycosylase: MGTDTGAVRAVEVLAEDAWRERARRHEERVDALTADHLRRRRAGERHPVEDFLFTYYNLKPARLRRWDPGVGTVLAGEGARERLSERFAAAVPEGVGLDAAAFLAARPVVGFVEGLLSAVASRDAHLGCFGLHEWAMVYRTREVRHGQVPLRLGAEGTDRVVESHRIRCSHFDAFRFFTEPARPLNTLRPTRETQVELDQPGCLHANMDLYKWAYKLSPAVPSELVVDCFELSREIRELDMRASPYDLREWGYAPVRIETAEGKAEYMRRQEGFAERGAVLRGRLLDVCRALREAVA, encoded by the coding sequence ATGGGAACGGACACCGGGGCCGTGCGGGCCGTGGAGGTACTGGCGGAGGACGCGTGGCGCGAGCGCGCCCGCCGCCACGAGGAGCGGGTGGACGCGCTGACCGCCGACCACCTGCGGCGCCGCCGTGCGGGCGAGCGCCACCCGGTGGAGGACTTCCTGTTCACCTACTACAACCTCAAGCCCGCCCGGCTGCGACGCTGGGACCCCGGGGTGGGCACGGTGCTGGCCGGGGAGGGCGCGCGCGAGCGGCTGTCGGAGCGGTTCGCGGCGGCCGTCCCCGAGGGGGTGGGCCTGGACGCGGCCGCGTTCCTGGCGGCCCGGCCGGTGGTCGGCTTCGTGGAGGGGCTGCTGTCGGCGGTCGCCTCCCGGGACGCCCACCTGGGGTGCTTCGGGCTGCACGAGTGGGCGATGGTGTACCGCACCCGGGAGGTGCGACACGGGCAGGTGCCGCTGCGGCTGGGGGCCGAGGGGACCGACCGGGTGGTGGAGTCGCACCGGATCCGGTGCTCGCACTTCGACGCGTTCCGGTTCTTCACCGAGCCGGCCCGGCCGCTCAACACGCTCCGGCCGACCCGGGAGACACAGGTCGAACTGGACCAGCCGGGCTGCCTGCACGCCAACATGGACCTGTACAAGTGGGCGTACAAGCTGTCCCCGGCGGTGCCGTCGGAGCTGGTGGTGGACTGCTTCGAGCTGTCCCGGGAGATCCGGGAGCTGGACATGCGGGCCTCACCCTACGACCTGCGGGAGTGGGGGTACGCGCCGGTGCGGATCGAGACGGCCGAGGGCAAGGCCGAGTACATGCGCCGCCAGGAGGGGTTCGCCGAGCGCGGCGCGGTGCTGCGCGGGCGGCTACTGGACGTCTGCCGCGCCCTGCGCGAGGCCGTCGCCTAG
- a CDS encoding LPXTG cell wall anchor domain-containing protein has product MSPDFRPGARAPRVIAVSVLAAGLAFGAAAPAFASAPFAPPGDNGTVKIHSPQTPEEDDRNEPKVCEFQVVGHGFDPAQEVTWEILTQGGKPSEREVVLSGGLELDGEGAGSTELLTLDDGHYRLEWTFEGQQSNAAKHKVFKVECSEEEPSPEPSPSPGGEPSTPPESPEPADPPTVEPTGPATPVEPTEPETPVDPTGPATPGPSDEPTAPAGEEPSLPLTGSAIAGLVAAGAAAAAGGGAAIYFGRKRRLQ; this is encoded by the coding sequence TTGTCCCCCGACTTCCGTCCGGGTGCCCGCGCGCCCCGTGTCATCGCCGTCTCCGTGCTCGCCGCGGGGCTGGCCTTCGGGGCCGCCGCCCCGGCCTTCGCGTCCGCGCCCTTCGCCCCGCCCGGCGACAACGGCACCGTCAAGATCCACTCCCCGCAGACCCCGGAGGAGGACGACCGGAACGAGCCCAAGGTCTGCGAGTTCCAGGTCGTGGGCCACGGGTTCGACCCCGCCCAGGAGGTCACCTGGGAGATCCTCACCCAGGGCGGCAAGCCCTCCGAGCGCGAGGTCGTCCTGTCGGGCGGGCTCGAACTGGACGGCGAGGGCGCGGGGAGCACCGAACTGCTCACCCTCGACGACGGCCACTACCGCCTGGAGTGGACCTTCGAGGGCCAGCAGAGCAACGCCGCGAAGCACAAGGTCTTCAAGGTCGAGTGCTCCGAGGAGGAGCCCTCCCCGGAGCCCTCCCCGTCGCCCGGCGGCGAGCCCTCCACCCCGCCGGAGAGCCCCGAGCCCGCCGACCCGCCCACGGTCGAGCCCACCGGCCCCGCGACCCCGGTGGAGCCGACCGAACCGGAGACCCCCGTGGACCCGACCGGACCCGCCACCCCCGGCCCGTCGGACGAGCCCACCGCCCCCGCCGGTGAGGAGCCGAGCCTGCCCCTGACCGGCTCCGCCATCGCCGGGCTCGTCGCCGCCGGCGCGGCCGCGGCCGCCGGCGGCGGTGCCGCGATCTACTTCGGCCGCAAGCGCAGGCTCCAGTAG
- a CDS encoding thiol-disulfide oxidoreductase DCC family protein: MAVFLYDDDCGFCKRMVALARDRLGARTEFAAWQDTDLDALGLTPEQTSEAAWVVHPDGRRFSGGDAVAEVLLSSRPLLRPVGRLMRLPLLRSANRLAYRWVAANRYRLPGGTASCALPRP; the protein is encoded by the coding sequence ATGGCAGTGTTCCTGTACGACGACGACTGCGGTTTCTGCAAGCGCATGGTCGCGCTGGCGCGGGACCGGCTGGGTGCGCGCACGGAGTTCGCGGCCTGGCAGGACACCGACCTCGACGCCCTCGGCCTCACCCCCGAGCAGACCTCCGAGGCCGCCTGGGTGGTCCACCCCGACGGGCGCCGCTTCAGCGGCGGCGACGCGGTCGCCGAGGTGCTGCTGTCCTCCCGGCCCCTGCTGCGGCCCGTCGGCCGCCTGATGCGGCTGCCGCTGCTGCGCTCGGCCAACCGCCTCGCCTACCGGTGGGTGGCCGCCAACCGCTACCGCCTGCCCGGCGGCACCGCCTCCTGCGCGCTGCCCCGCCCCTAG